The Brassica napus cultivar Da-Ae chromosome C1, Da-Ae, whole genome shotgun sequence DNA segment cccccacagaGAAGAAGACTGAGACATAAGCCGCCAGATTAGTTTCAAGATAAAGACCGCATTTACATCTTTTAAACTCCTAAGACCAAGGCCTCCTTCCTCATACGGTCGACAAATCTCAACCCGCGCAACCTTAGCCATGGATGTGTTGTTTGGAGAGCCACTCCAAAGAAATGCCGAGCACATACTCTCTATTTCGTCAATGCAAGCTTGGGGCAAGAAGAATGCAGCACACCAGAAATTTGCAAGGCTAGCAATGACAGAGTTGATGAGTTGAAGCCTACCAGGATACGAAAGAGCCTTGCTTGTCCAGGAGAGGAAACACGTCCGTATTTTGTTTAGGAGTGGCTCATAGTGGTGCTTTTACATTAGCTTTGTGGTGAGAGGGAGTCCAAGGTACCGGATTGGCAGAGACAAGACTGAGAGACCAGCAGCCACTGCCTCATTTTCCAGAGCTTGTTTCCCCCGCCCCGCAGCAAATGTCGTCGACTTAGCAGCATTTATTCTCAGGCCAGACATGCTGGCGAATTTATCAAAAACATCCAGTGTACCCCTAAGCGATGCTGGAGAGCCATTGGTGAAAACCGCTATGGAACCAATGAGACAGACCACTATGGTCTCATACAAGAGATTATGATAGTGGAGTATCATGGTGATGTTGGCTTGAAAGTTATGGTTTTTAAATGTTCGTGGTTTGACACGACGGAAAATCACGGTATGAGAATACATCCATTTGGTCTTGTTGATGTCTCACGACGAAGACAATATGCAAAAATATGATCCTTTGGTATTAGCAggtaagtgaaaaaaaaaatatttattttttttgagatttgatTATTGATGAAAAGCCATGATTGAAAACTATGATATTTTTGTACCACTAACAGGTAACTGTGATCAAGCATGTTTTATTCCTTATCCACGGTTACGTCAACAATCAGTCCATGACTGGTGGGCCTGCGCCAAAATTTTTCCCCGAGGAATCCGAGAAACGTCCGAAATTGTTTTAACGGCATGGCAAGATGATAGACGTGATCAGGTTGCTGAAAGTTCATTGTTACGGGTGGAAACGCATGTTGTTGATGATGTGTCTGATTATGATATTGCTCCGGTGAATCCTCCAAACGATGAATATGTATCAGATGGTGATGTAGAAGCAAACCGTGAGGATGAGAAATAAGTTATAAGgttgtaaaatatattgtaaggttgaaaaataatttgtaagattgtaaaatatattgtaaggatgaaaaataatttggtaggttgtataatatttttgtaagattATGGAATATGTATAAAGGTTGAgatatgttgttgttgtaggagGAGAGGTTGATGGGTAAGAGTTTAGGGGTTATAGTTTAGGGGTTAGAGGTTTGGTGTTTCGCGAAGGTGATTTAAACAAGGCCACGCTAACTTTCGTGGCTACACAGTGGCTATGACAAATCCAATCGGTTTGCCTCcaatttatttggttttggCTCCACAATTGTTTTTCATTTCGCGGTTGATATTAAACCAAAGCCACTGTAATTTCGTGGGATTTTCGTGGCTATGACGAAATTTGGCAAAACCATTCGGTTTGGCtctaatttatttggttttgcCTCCAATTGTTTTACAATTCGCAGGTATTATTTAAACCGAGCCACGGTTTGCTACGGTTTGATTGTGGCTATGCTGAAAGGGTTTTAATCTTTTCCCCTTTCTTCTCAACACTTAGACAAAAAACAAACTCTCTCCCGAGTCGCCACCGACGAAACCAATTGTCCTCTCCGATTCGAAGACTCGTCGTCTCTGATTCCAAGCCGCGACGTCTCTCGTTCCCTTCTGCTCTCAAGGTAACCCTCTAATTCTTCTTCGAGAATCATCTCGTCTCGATCTAGGTTTTcgattgcttttttttttccttagtcTTCTCGATCTAGGGTTTCGATCACTTCGTTCAGTCTTTGTCACTTGAATGTTCTTGTTGCatgtttggtttttgtttctgatttagggtttcaatttttttctgttGTTACTGTCGATTTTTttcttagggtttcgatttctCTCGATTGTCTCTGTCTTAgagttgtctctgtttcttagggtttcagtttctttctgttttgtctctgtctctcttattttgttttttttctctgcctTTAATATTTCGATTGTATAATATTCAAACTAATGGTTCTTTTACATCTCATAGTTGTTCGATTAGGGTTTGTTTCTGTGATAGAGTTGTTCGATTAAGCCAAAGCGATTTGGTTAGCAGTATTGTCTCTGTCTCATAGTTTTGTTGGACACTCTTATGTGTCTTTGTTGTTCCAATTTCTCTTTGTCTCTGTGGGTTTTCGATTAAACTTATACTTTCTTTAACTTTTTCTTCTGTTAACTGCAGATGGCCTCAAGAAGAGGACAAGGGACATCTCCTCCTATGCCTCCTGGTGCCACGGGAGTCAACCGGACAAGCTTCATCCTCCCGTTCAAATAGCTATCTGTAAATGTCTCTCAATGCCATGTTCAATGCTCCTGCTAGGATATCCCAGCCACACCTCCATCCTGATAAGCTCAATGGAGCTTTATGGTAAGCTTTCTCTCCTAGTGTTTAACTGTCATTAGATTGTTTAGGCTTCTCTCTGATATCTCTGATGTTTGTGGTCTTTTTAGGTTCTCTATTGACCCATCAGTGAATGCTTTCATCCGTGCAACATGGCAAGCATACTACATGGGACCTTGGAAGAGTTGGAGGTCTGTCCCTGACGAAAGGAGGGATTCATGGTGGCAGACGTTTGTGGTAAGTGATTTACCAACTTAAATTTACCTCTAAAATTGTTCTTTGATAACACTAACTgtattgtgtttcaaaaaaaaaaaaaaaaaaaacaccaactGTATTGTTTTCCTTTTGTAGCAAAATTTCTACTGGGAGCAACAGTTTAATGACTTGGTCTATGCTCTCTGGAAGAAGGAAACATGGACTTCGATTGGTGAACGGATTAGCACCAAGAAGAGGAAAAACAAGCAGCCAAAGTACATCAATGAGAATGACTGGACGACCCTTATGAAGTATTGGGCGACAGAACCAGCCAAGAAGAAGAGCAAAGACGCTGCTAAAAGCCGCAAGTCTGACCCTCTGGGTAAAGGGGTATACAAGAACAATGCAGGACCGGTTGGTTTTGCAAGAATTGAATACAACATGGTAATTTCCCTTGTCTTTATTTCTTACACATTTgcctaaataattttttttccttttttttggcAGACGGTTGAGACTGGTGAACCTCCATCCTACACAAACCTTGTCAGGAGGATACACACGAAAAAGGATGGGACTTTTGGGGACTATCGTGCGGAAGAACTGGTAACTCAAGCTGAGATGGAAGCTACTCAGGTCTCTAACACTAACAGTGATGGATCACCTCAAAGTCCATCAGCAACCTCAGCTCCTTCTCGCATTTTGTTAAACCAAGCTTATCTGAAGGTATGTTTTCAAACTCTTGTCATGTGTTTTGTTTCCTCTATAGAATTAGGttccaataaaaatatatcaagtgTTTGTTGTTGATAGTTTTGTTGTCTATGGAGTTGCAATTATGATTTTTTCTGTCTGTGGAGTTAGAATTAGGAGTTTTGTTGTCTGTGGAGTTGGAATTAGGTGTTGTCTGAGTCTGGTTCCTCTATAGACTCATCTTGTTGTATGTGGAGTTGTTTTTGACTGAATATGCTTTGTGTTTGCTCTCAGAATGCTAAAGGTAAGAGGGGGCATGTCTACGGACTCGGCAGTGCCCAGTATAGGGAACATGCGCCATCTGCAAGAGTCCCTGCTTCTCTGGCCCGCAACTTGGAGCTGGAGTTGCGTGTGAGTGGACTAGAGACAAGCTTGCAAAGTGTGACTGCTGATGTAAGTGCAGTGAAGGCTGATGTAGGTGCTGTGAAGGAGGATGTGGCAACAATGAAGGAGGACTTCGCAGCAACAAGGGCTTCAATCACTGAGCTCATCCAATCACTTCGACCCCAAGCTAACCCTCAGCAACAACCCCCTTCTACTCAGGCTCAAGACCCTTCGACTCAGGCTTAGATTCATGTTTAGCATCTTTCTATCTAATCTTAAAACTCTCTTTTGGCTTTTAGATGCATGTGTAGCATCTTTTGATCTCTTATGTACCATCCTTTTGTTCTTAAGACTCAATGCACTtgt contains these protein-coding regions:
- the LOC125580753 gene encoding uncharacterized protein LOC125580753 — its product is MSLNAMFNAPARISQPHLHPDKLNGALWFSIDPSVNAFIRATWQAYYMGPWKSWRSVPDERRDSWWQTFVQNFYWEQQFNDLVYALWKKETWTSIGERISTKKRKNKQPKYINENDWTTLMKYWATEPAKKKSKDAAKSRKSDPLGKGVYKNNAGPVGFARIEYNMVISLVFISYTFA